ctcatattcaacttgccatcaacctAAAGCCCAGATCTGTTTccatggggctgctctccagcctcttgtccccAAGTTTGTACATACAACCAGGATTAATCCATCCCAGGAAAATCCTGAACttgcttttgttaaatttcaCATGGTTGGTGACTGCCCAGATTTCTGGTCTATTCAGATTTCTCTGTAAGGCTTCTCTACCCTTGAGGGATTCCACAGCTCTCCCTAGTTTCgcatcatcagcaaacttacttaACATACATTTGATTCCTGtgtccagatcatttataaaaacattaaagagcactgaCCCTAGAATCGAGTCCTGGAAAACCTCACTGGTGATTGGCCTCCAGGCTCATGTAACCCCATTTACTAAAATTCTTTGAGCTTGACCCATCAGCCAGTTGCTCACCCAATatattatggacttgtctagctgtgtgctggacattttgtccagaaaGATACTGTgggagacagtatcaaaagctttgctaaaataaaaaatccccacATCTACTTGCTTTCTTCAGTcaactagatgggtgaccttgtcataaaaggaaattaatttggttaagcaggactttcccctcatgaacccatgctggctgTGACCAGTGACTGCATGGtgtctcaagtgtttttcagtaactcccagaataaccttctccataattttaacAGGCACTGAAAtgagactgacaggtctgtaattacCAGggccttccttcttccccttcttgaaaattgggacatttgccagcttccagtcaactgggacctctccagacttccaagaccattgaaaaataatggaaagagtTCCCACAATAGCATCAGCTAGCTCTTTCAGCACCctgagatgaatcccatcaggctcCATAGACTTACGTGCATTCATCTGGAACAGCAAGCCTTGAACAAGTTCAGGGTCAACTGGCAGTTTATCACTCCCCAGTGATGATCTTCCAACACAGGGCTCCAGGGGTCCCTGGGCCCATCATCAATGTTGAAAACAgagtcaaagaaggcattaaacttctctgctttttctatgTACCCATTTGTGAGGTGACCGACCTCATCAAGTAATGGACCAATGTTATCTCtgatcctccttttgctgttaacgaattttaaaaagccctttttaTTGTCCTTCACAGTGCTAGCCATCTTGAACTCTAACCGAGCTTTGGCCACACGAATTTTCTCCATACAGCAGTGAAAAACATCTCTGTTGTCCTCTCATgtcacctgtccttgcttccaatatccatacattttcattttctgcctgaGTTCTAGAAGAAGTCCCTGCTCAGCCAATATGGCCTTCTGCCCCACTTGCTTGACTTCTGACACTttggaattgcctgctcctgtaCTCTTAAGAGATGGCTCTTAAAAGTGAGCATTCATGGACCCCAATaccttcaaaagcagattccGAGGGGACCTTACTAACTAGCTCCTTCAGCAGCCTGAAATCTGCTCTTACCCATACAAGATGTTATGCAATTCTTATTAAAGACATTTATGAAGATAAGCAGCACACTTAATAAGgtagctaaggaaaaaaaaaaagacagcggGGAAAGTATTTTCTGGTCATTTCATTTTCTTATCTATCTAGGTTGAGAGTCTAGCAGCACAGAACCAATTCTCACAATGAAGAAcataaataaagcaattttattttacctgttttgtcAGTTAGAGGCAAGTTTGAGCAGAGTATACCCGGTGCCTAAGAGTTATGTTCCCGAGAATATCTAGGTCAAAGAGATTAGTTTGAGCAGAAGTGAAGCTAACGATCTTTCTTGCTTTGCTTAGTAGTGATGTCCAAGACCTTAGTCCAGGTGCATGAGGTGCTGGCATCTGACAGTCATGAACTTCACCCTGTAGAAGCTCTTGTTACTGCAGTATGGTATGAGAAATGATCTTCTGAGTAGTGAGCAATATGCCTTACTGGATATTCCTCAAAAGTGAGACCAGGGAGCCTGacataaagcaaaatgaaatgctaCAGTGGAGGCTGACAAGAGGAATATGGTTATAGTCTAGCCTGAATCTTGATTAAGAAACATTCAAGAATTTTTAGTAAAATGATGGCATTGCAGACTTTTTTTATTATGTCTGAATTAGTTTGCTTAGAAGAAAGAAACAGCCTTGGACATTAATTTGCATTAAGGTTGCTAACAAAGGACTCACCATGGCATGGTTTGATGTTCAAAGTAAACTTCAAAGCAGATTGATATCTGTAGTAAGGCACGGATAATCCTTATTAATAGGGGCCTTGCCTTTTTTGCATCAAGAAAGAGAATGGGCAGTGGAGACAAATTCATGAAGCAAACCACTTTCAAGCACAGCTAGATACCTATTGCCAATAATCCAGGCCTGGTCACAGTGTGACCTGAAGAAACTTTGAGCTATTCAATGTGACACACCCATTAGGATGCagcctgagaaaaaaaatattgcaaaatgctCAGCTATGATGTCTTCCTGTTTGTCAAGACCTAGTAAATATAAAAGCTGGGGatagggaaaaaaggaaaaagaagggttATTCTCATAACAATGGCAATCGCTTCACATGGGACACCACCAAAACAAAAGTATTGGGGTCTGCAGATGCAAGACCATGAGATTAATGATAGAAGAACATTTCCTTTGTTgaggacaaaaaaggaaaaatactgctgCAGAGGATCTGGGATACACTGCCCGAACAGCTTGTCTGAAGGGGTAGGGAGCTGCAAGTGGAAGGCATGCTACAGGATTGCAGATGTAAAGTCCTCCAGACCAGCAAAAGCGTTGCCAAAGCTAGCACTTTTCTAGTGCCTTGTTCCTTCCTGCACCAGCCTGGATACAGGTGGAATAACAAGCTGGTGTTAAGAAGCTGTAACTCAGGGACTAAGAGCATGCCAAAGGAGCCATCCCTTTATTGTGTGTATCCTCTGCTTTACAGGAGCTCTAGCTCAGATGAAGTGTTCCCAGTGACAAAGGGAAGTAAGCCGGCTTTCAGGATGCTCATTGTTACTGGAGATGCTTGCACCACCTCAACCAAAGCTGAGGATGAAACCTCcatcaaaacaaagagaaaacatctCTCCTGTCCTGCTAGGTGCCTTGTGTGGCTTTATGCTATTAAACATGCCCTGCAAGAGAAACAAGAGTGGCTTTATTCTGTTTCTCAGCAGTTAATGAAGAGTTTGAAGCTAAGTAGCATGCTGGAAACCCCTTCACAGCCCTGCCCTTCACTTCCACTGTGTCCAGAGAAGCATGAGACCTGTGCTTCTAGAGCACAGCCAAagcttcaggcacagactgctaCTTTCCTCAGCCGTTAACCAGATAGAGGTATTCTAATTGGGAATAAAAAGgtacaatttttatttgctcGAACATTTTAAGAGCTCCTGTAGTGAATTCCTACCAATTATCTGTGtataaattattcattattttcacTAATGAAAACCAAGACATGCTATACTCACgtagatgaaaaaaatctgtaatgttctctctctctccccctctctttcGTCCCCTCTGCCCctcatacattttcattttgagatTATTCTTAATCCATGTATCTTTGAATTaggaaaatgtagatttttttattagcaataaaaatttttttcccctacagattTTTTCATAGATTTATGGATCCATAATCATTCACGTCACAGCCTGAGGAACCTGAGGCTGGAACAGGATAATAGCCCCTAAATCCCCTTCTCTAAGCACTCAGATCTTCCCTGTCAGCAAGATTAAAACAGTCAACCAGCAGTCTTCATGTGTCTATATCCCACACGGAGCTTTCACAACCACAGGAGTGGTGACTGGCagggagaaaaatgcagaatcgctattgtgcatGATACTACTGagataaagagagaagaaaacaggatTGTCAGACTTTGTAGTGTTGGAAAGGACTGCTGTTAATTCCTTGATTAGGTGAATGCAAAGAGGGGAGAGGAGTAAGGAAAAATAGTATGTTGCAGTTTAACATGCAGCGACAGTTTCCTTTCCTAAAACATAAAGACAAAGAGACAGAAACACCAAATGTCCTCCAGCAGCCTGACAAGGGGAAGGATAATGAAGGCATGCATGTAGACAAACAGAGTGACTTTTCTGCTACCGCTCCATTGAACTCCCAGCCTCTACTGCTCCTGGGACCTGAGGGGAATTACAACTATTATGTGGACgatgaagatgaggaagaggaagagaaagaacaaggaaaatgGCCAAGTGGAGACCCATTTGAGGGAGAAAACAAGCCCTCATCATCCATTCCTTGCTCCCCTGCCTTTTCCTCTGGAGCCCCGACCACAGCTTCCACTTCATCCGTGCTGAACATCAACGTCGGCGGCCAAAGCTACCGCCTCACCTACCAGGCAGTGGCCATCTATCCCAAGACCCGCCTGGGCCGCCTGGCTACCTCCACTGACCGTCGCTGCCAGCTGGGCCTGTGTGATGACTACACTGCCCAGGTAGATGAGTATTTCTTTGACAGGGACCCGGCTGTCTTCCAGCTGGTGTACAACTTCTATGCCTCAGGGGTGCTGCGTGTGCGGGACGAGCTGTGCCCCCGTAGCTTCTTGGAGGAGTTGAGCTACTGGGGTGTGCGGCTTAAATACACCCCTCGCTGTTGCCGCATCTGCTTTGAGGAGCGCCGTGACGAGCTGAGCGAGCAGCTGAAGGTCCAGCGTGAGCTGCGCTCCCAGGCAGAGGCTCAGGAAAATGAGCAGCTCTTCCACCACATGCGCTACTATGGTCCCCAGCGCTGGCGCCTCTGGAACCTTATGGAGAAGCCCTTCTCCTCTGTCACTGCCAAGGTGATGGCAGTTGCCTCCAGCTTCTTTGTGCTCATCTCCGTGGTGGCCCTGGCACTCAACACAGTGGAGGAGATGCAGCAGGTAGACCGGAAGAGTGGGGAGAGCCGACCTGTCTTGGAGCACCTTGAGACCCTGTGCATCGCATTCTTCACACTGGAGTACCTGCTGCGCTTGGTCTCTACCCCAGATCTGCGCCGCTTTGCCAGCAGCGTCCTCAATGCAGTAGACCTCATTGCCATCCTGCCCCTCTACCTGCAGCTGCTGCTCGAATGCTTTGCTGATGACGACCAGCCCCGAGGTCGGGGCTCTCAGCACGAACATGATATCGAGAAGGTGGGACGAGTGGGCAAGGTGGGACAAGTGCTTCGCATCATGCGCCTCATGCGCATCTTCCGCATACTCAAGCTGGCCCGCCATTCCACTGGGCTGCGTGCCTTCGGCTTTACGTTGCGCCAATGCTACCAGCAGGTGGGCTGCCTTTTGCTCTTCATTGCCATGGGCATCTTCGCCTTCTCTGCCATGGTCTACACAGTGGAGCACGATGTCTCCAGTACCAACTTCACCAGCATCCCCCATGCTTGGTGGTGGGCTGCCGTAAGTAAACACATCTCACCTTACTGAGTAGCCAGagaccctccctcccctccccttccttacTAGAATTGCTGACAGTCTTGAAAATAGCAGGCTCAGATCAGTGAACATCTGCTCTGAATCCTGAGCTTACAGGACATATGCACtcactcatgcacacacacacacactctcattCACCTCTGTTGTAAGCTTGAATCAAGGCTTAATCAGGCAGTGCTGAAATTTCCATCCAATCAAATGCAGATAGTACTTGCACTTTTAAAGAAGAAGTGGGCaaaaagacaggaaggaaaaatatttccccaTCTAATCCCATTATCAatgttgccaaaaaaaaaaaaaaaaacaaacagtcaaaaaccccacagctttcATCAGACTAGCTGGTTGCAGGTGGACAcaggattttcatttttgttctttttgcagaTCTACTGTGACTCATCATACAACTGCAAGATGATAAAACATAGTTTATTAACTATAGTCTGGTCACTAAAACCTGCAAAGCTGAAGCTGTCCCAGAGCTCTGGCCATTAAAAATGAATTAGGACGAACAGTTGTTTTACACAAGAGATTGtgtaaaatcacaaaaaaatgtgCCTCTTAGGTGGCACATCTAAGGCACCatgtttgcacacacacacaaaacattgGCAGTTATTTATACTGTGACAGACTTGCAGAGGAATAAATACAAAAAGTAGAATGGCTCAAGGGGTTGATAAGGGGATAAACTGCCTTCTACATCTAGGTCACTGGTTTGAATCCCACATCAGTCAGTACTGAGAGCTGGTTCATGTCACCTTGAATCTTTTTTTGCAACCTCTGCCAGAAAGAGTGTGATTTTAGTCCCATCCCAAGCACTTGGAGTGAGGGTAACTGGCTGAGTTTCAGCTGACAAGCCTCAGAAATGAATAGAATGACCTAGTTTCTAGAGACTGCCACTGGATTAGTGCTCTAAGGCATTTGGGCTTGTCTCCTTGAGAGGTCTGAACTATCACTGACCTGTACTATACTGTGTTATGTGGAGGGAGGTTTTTGAGGCAGCGTTTTCCAGGATGTTGTGTTCATATCTTTGAGGGGCATGAAGATTTAGCTGGGAATACAATGTTGCGAGAGTTTAAAGTCCTCCACCTTGCTTAAATGCCTTCTGGCTCAGGCAATGTCCTGATAGAAATATCACATCAACCCAAACTCAGAATTCACATCTAAAGGGTTCGGGAAGCCATTCAACTCCAGACTTGAATTATATTAACACATGAGGTTGGACATACATTCACTTACAGGGTGCTAACCAATACTTCTCAAACTGTTGTGAGATCAAACTTATAGTTATATCCTTCAAGGTGAGCTGTGAAGACAAAAGAAACTCTTCTGGGTTTATCAAGACTAACATCAATGGAGAGGGAGGTGCAAGCTATAAGTAAATGCTTAACAGGTAATCTTCATGTGCAAGTATGGCAGTTTCAGAGTTATCATTTTTACAGCAATGTTTTGGCAGGGAGGAGGGTGATTTTATCAAGGGctttggggagagggggaagttgatccctgcctgtgctgctgcctgcagcatttCAGAGCCAGAAAACAACAGCTCTGTTATGCTGCAGAAGTTGTATGTATCTATAGCAGCTTGGACCAAATCAGAGGGTAGCTAGATGTTGCAGAtgttgagagaagggaaagggcCCATACCTTGGCTGCCCATAACTCTAAGGCTTGTTCTAATCTGGCATCAAGTACATTCCGTTTTGCAGCAGCTGATGCTGGCCTCCATAATCCGTTTTTATGGTAAGGCCCTGGGAACACTTCTGACTCCTGGTCCTGGCTATAGGGTTGGCTATGTCCCAGTAGCTTCCCTAAGGAAGGAAGCCCATGCAAATGGACTGGAAAGGAATCGGGAGATCTCACGCTGGTTGATCAGCATAGGCACTGAATGCACCCAGCTGCATATGGGGCCCACAGGACAGCAACCCCAACACATCCAAGGTTATTTCTCCTGGACAGCAGCCCTGGAAGCCCATGGCCTGCACTTCTAGTTCAGTGACAGCTGATGAGATGTGGTGTTTTCCCACACATACGTTTGTAGTGATTCAGTGCACGGCAGAAAAACAGGCCCTACAGACACACATAGACATTTATGTATGTACCTCCACATATCCTCTAAGCTGGGacatgggaaggaggaaaaaatcaaCGAATAAAGGAAAGGGTCCTGTAACATGACCTTCACAGGTAATCTTTAAGTGGTATACACAGATTATGAAAAAATTCAGGCTTCATACATTACTAGAATAAGGACATTACCCTtatattctgttttctgaatgtgCAGGATATATGCAAAATCTTTAGAGCTCATTTTTGCAAGCTGGTGATACCATAATCATTTAGATACTGCTAAGAAACCTATATGACTATGAGTACATGAAAAAGGCCTATTTCGTTGAGCAAGTGTCTCCAAAAGAGAAGCTGTAGCATACATATTGCTATTCCAAGGCACAAAACTCTTTTAAAAGTCTATTCACTCTTTAAGAGTGAAAATTAAGATATCTGAATCACTCAGATTTCCTTAAAATCCAACAGCATTCACAgtctcacacacacagaagtaTCGCTCCCAAACTGTAACAGGCAATGTAAAAGACTATGCCAGTGGAACAGAACCTTATCACAGGATAATGGTTTTGTCCTGGCTGGTAGAGATAAACATCTTGCCTTCatctcagtatttatttttagagataTTTATCCTGTATTATCATTCAAATCCAGTGACTTAATTTCCACTAAACCAAGTGGCTAATCCTTTTTATTCCACAGGAAACACCAGGTGCATCCTACAAACGTGCTTATGCAGTGCTGTCTCATGTACCCTAATGctttcttcatttgaaataacattttatttagcaTGTTAGGGGATGGCAGGTTGCACCCTGTGACCTTCCAAAGACTTATTTCTGTGCTAAAGCCACAAGGGCATTACATTGAAAGTCCTACTGCCTGTGGTTTATTTCTGACAAAGTTTTAGATTACTATTTCATAGATACACACAGTGTGTTGAGATACcgtgaaaaaaattaaataaaattaattggcTGAAAAAGACCCCTTGCACAGACTAGGAAGTGCCAGAAGGCAGAAGCCTGCAAGTTTTACCTGCCAGAGAAAAATAAGTTATATTTACtaaatacaaaaattataaaaaatcaAGATGTGTGCAGTGCAAGCATATAAATTAGGACTTATGCTGACTGTTTGGGAGTACAACATTCATATGTAACATCCCCACAAGCAAACATACATGAATTTTTGAAActaaattttacaaaaaaaatgttgcagtACTTGATATAATACCAGGTCCACATAAAACACAGTTCCTTAATACATTCATAGGCTAAAAAGAAGAAGTGCTGATGGCTGAGAATAAAAACGTCTGTGAAACTATGTAGACAGTGGTGGCAAAATATACCTATTCATATAAAGCGAATATACTAAATACTAtcactcccacaaaaaaaaatccagaacagtTTAACCAACCCCCGAACTCTTCTTCAAAGGGTATTCAGCAAAAATTTCCCACCTGTGTACCTGTCAGCTAAAACAAACAGGAATATTCCCTACTGAAGGCACACATAGACCTTACTTTTGTAATCTCTGACATACAGCTGAGCAAGAAGATCAAACAATTTAGCACTATAAATATAGATGTTGTGAGCATAGACTGTGAGCAAAAACTTTCAGGCAACAGAGAAAGATCTATGTTTTTCCCAGAGCTCCTTGTAGGTATGTAACCATTAAAGGGGATTTTATCTAGAAACTTCAAAGCCCTGGGTCACTTCCTCCTATAGTGcaacattataaaaatatatttcacaatTAGCTGAagcttttcatgtgtttttcatTAGTTCCTAAAATATATATGGTAAACAAAGGTAGTACTCAAAATGCAGCCCACAGAATAAGTCCCAAAATACTGGGCTTTATAAGCACACTGGATTTAGACATAGGGCATCTGTTCCAAGTGACACGATGAGGGAGCCGGGCTACAGTTAGCGCTGGATTTGTGTGGTCAGGGATTCATTTCTATCCGCTCACTGCAGCCTGCTGGACAGGCTGGTGTGAAAATTGTTTGGAAATTTCTTCTGAAggacaaagcttttaaaaactctCCTGAATGGTGACAAACTGCACTGTTGTCTTTCTTTACTGCatgagaggaatttttttttaattagggaTTTTTGCATAAAATGGAGGGTacagaaaaaaaggcatcagATATATGATGCCAAGTGCAAAAACACCACCTTTAAAATTGTCCCTGATCCCTGAACATATCTGTTTGCATGTTTCTTCTCAGCTAATAAGCTGAATGTTGGTTTGCCTATAGGTCAGCATCTCTACAGTGGGATACGGAGACATGTATCCAGAAACTCACCTTGGCCgcctgtttgcttttctttgcattgCGTTTGGAATAATTCTGAATGGCATGCCCATCTCCATTCTCTACAACAAATTCTCAGACTATTACAGCAAGCTGAAGGCCTATGAGTACACAGCTCTCAAGAAAGAAAGGGGGAAGGTGGACTTCACACGGAGGGCCATGAAGAAAATATCTGAATGCTGTGGAGAAGGTGCAACCCACCCTTTGTCACAGCACTGATACAGTTTGTGCTTTGGATCTTGGGAGGGAACAgagaagctgaaggagaaagaagaaaaacagatcagCCAAGCTAACTGAAGATAAAGTGAAAAGGCCAAAAGTAACAAAAGTAGATGGTGAAATCAGTTTTGAAGGggttgttttgaaaagaaaaaaggttcagATTACAGCAACAGATTTTGGGGGGGGCTTTGGTAGGCTGTGAGCAGCACTTTTATGTGCTCATCAACTATCTTGAATGACATTCTTCAGATTAACCACCCAGAAATTCTGAATTAGACCCACATGAAGATGTAACGCCCTGCTACTGATTAGACCCACAATAAAGACCCATCATAAtcaaactaaaagaaaacaaattgctGCCATTAAGGGTCAGCCACCACACTGTTGTCAAGGCAGTctcaaaaattaaacaaatagaATGCCCAATATACTGACTGCATTGCTGAAATTGGTTTTGCACCAGctttcaaaaccaggaaaacagCCTAAAGTGGTTACCTGCATTTATACTGCTTAAGATTTCATCTGTTATTTCCACTGTCAGATAGCTATGCTTCAttgtttcaatttatttttcaaatgcagtCCTGCACATGATTCCCATTTTCGTACCTAGGCAAGCAACACACTGCTTTTAGTAttcctcaccaccaccacctccacatTAATCTTTCACTATGCCAAGAACTAGTGAAGAAGTCTGGAGTCTAAGTTGATAAATGTCATTGAtcaattttgaaaacatttccaaaccAAAACCTTCTTTAGATATAGGATTAAGTGATAAACTAAATTTATTTCACAGGATTTAATGTATCTACTTATTGAATTGTTAGAATAATAGGCCTGTCACGGGACATAAGTgttaaagcagcattttaaaaaattatcaaatGAAACATGTAATGGATAATACCTCATAAAGACTTTTCATACAAAGGATCTTATCAACACTTATCTGTAaccaattttaaatttaatttagcaTCAAGATACTTTGGTACATACAGTCATTAAGGACACAATTCTGACACCTTAGCTCACCCCCAGTAGTACCTTGCTTCCTAAGATTACCAAGCCTTTTTGCACAGCTGGATGCAATTTTTCATGCATCAGAAACTCACCCCAAAACCTATGAAACAAATAACAACCACAACAACGGCAATTAAATGAAATCAGAGTTTCATGAATTAGTTCACAGCATATCAGAAGTATTCTTTTCAGGTAAGAGCAGTCATACCAGTTTAGAAATAGTAACCTGAAAAACAGATCTGAAAAAATAGTTACTTTATCGGTACCTAgatacaaaaacattttaaaaaaagaaacaatagtaACAGTCACTGATAGGGCCCATGGCTGTTATTTAGCAGCACTCTCACTGCAAACCAGCCTAATAGTAGAggtgcattttaaaattcttgaacTCTCACGTTGTGTCTGTGTTACTCTGCTGAATACAAATGGCCGCATTCAAATCTCAGAGCCACACTTGAGACAATGATGTGAAGCTCACTCTTGGGACAGCTGAGGGTGAAAAAGTTCATTAATTTTGCCACATCCATGCAAATTGTGTCAAGCGTAGGGACATTTCTCCTTTCAATGGTGAGAAGGTAATTAGTAACCAAGTTGCTCTTCTCATTCTCTACCTCCAGACAAACGTATCATAGGCCCATCTGTCATTTTGTTCTTTAGGAATGACAGTCAGCACATTGTGTGCTGATCAGCTCTGTTAAAAGCTCAACCATGTCTTTAAGGCACAGCTGAGTCCTGGGAGATGAATGTGATAGATGTTTACTGTTCTGGACTGCACACAATGCAGCAGACACAATCCTGGCACTCACTGAGAAGAATAGCTGCTTTACTTTGGCTCTAGGGATGGCACAAATTTGCATGGTCCTTCTGCACAGCAACAGGATGAGGACCTTCCTGAAACCACAGGAAGCTTCTCTCTTAGAGCTCCATTACAGTTCAGTGAGGTGGCAGGTTACAAGCATGCAAAAACACAACTGGGCTTTCTTTTCAACATGCAGCTTGGGTTAGATCCATTAAAAGGACATCAATATTGGTGATTAGCCAATTTTCCAAGATATGGGAGACCCTAAATTAATTTCCTTGTCTGAGGGAATCAGTACTTGCACTTACCATGCAGATGTGATGCAGATGCCCAGGCTTGCATGGCAAGCTCAGCAGCTTCTTACCACCTAGAGAAATCCAGAGCCTGAGCACTTACTCTGCTGAGGCTGGACTTCCTCATAGTCTCAGACTTGGTACAAACCACCAGCCTCATTTTCCACCTCACTTGCCTCACCTCACCATCATTCAAGTAGATGTTCTTCAAGACATATAAGGGAATAGGCTTTCCACATAAAACATGGGCAGGAGAAAAAGGACTGTTTTCTGTTAATCAAGAGTCAGAATCGAATGTCCTCAGTGAGTGCTTTCTTATCTGTCCAACAAGATTTTAATACACAAGCCCCGTACTACTTCTCTAACAGCTTGGTGTGGGCGTCTCCCACCCCTCTAGCTGAAGCTGCTCCACTTTGCATCCACTGGGTGATAGTAAAAGTAAGACTGTACAGCTTGATGTTTGCAGCACTTGGCTGGGTGGAAAGGTGTGGGTCACAGGCCCTGCTTCAATAAAGAGCTGTGAAAGTACCCTGACCAAGCACTAAAATTCTCCCACTCACTCACTGTCCTCTGGTTCAAGAAATCTTTGGTTGAAGGATTTAGTCCGGAAGGACTCCAGAATCAGTTCCTGCACACTGCAGCCAGCCAAAAGTAAAACTCTTACTCAGACTACCCGACAAGCTACTGGCCATGGGTCAAAACACTTCTTGACATGGAGAAGATCAGTTTTTGTGCCCTCAGGAGAAGATGACATTAAAAGCAGTACCACCAAGTCCCATCTGGGTGCTCTGAACACCAAGGCCATCACACCTTGGGCAGCTCAGCTTACCTAGTGACTGCCTCACTCACTTCTCAATGCACTTTGCCCCCTCATCCCTCTGCCACCCCATCCCACCATCTCACTGATGGCAGCTTTGGCACTTTTTTGATTCCTCTATGCACTGACTCAGCACACAAATGTGACAGTCTGGGGGAGCAGGTTTAGATCCTTGATTGATTCATGACCTAGCTCAGTTTAGAGAGCTCTGACTAATGTTAGAGCCAACACAAGACATATGGTAGAATTGTGCAATCTGGAGGACAGACCTCTGGCAATTGCCACATGAATATTAAGTGGAAGAATACACaaagtttctgtttttctgttttgtagtaTCTGGCTCACATTCCCTGTTGCATCCAGCAGGTGAATGGGTTCTTAGTGGAGTAGGGCATTTTCCAGCAAACTGGAAGTTagtgtttaggttttttttttttttttcaattaaagaCCCATCATTTGCTTCTCTGGAATACATTATGCAGCTTTCTGCCTTGTGTCTTAACTAATCTTATTTTAGGGGTGAGAAGCATAGGTCTGTGCATTTCAATAGGAAAGTGTATGCC
The Strix uralensis isolate ZFMK-TIS-50842 chromosome Z, bStrUra1, whole genome shotgun sequence DNA segment above includes these coding regions:
- the KCNV2 gene encoding potassium voltage-gated channel subfamily V member 2, translated to MLQFNMQRQFPFLKHKDKETETPNVLQQPDKGKDNEGMHVDKQSDFSATAPLNSQPLLLLGPEGNYNYYVDDEDEEEEEKEQGKWPSGDPFEGENKPSSSIPCSPAFSSGAPTTASTSSVLNINVGGQSYRLTYQAVAIYPKTRLGRLATSTDRRCQLGLCDDYTAQVDEYFFDRDPAVFQLVYNFYASGVLRVRDELCPRSFLEELSYWGVRLKYTPRCCRICFEERRDELSEQLKVQRELRSQAEAQENEQLFHHMRYYGPQRWRLWNLMEKPFSSVTAKVMAVASSFFVLISVVALALNTVEEMQQVDRKSGESRPVLEHLETLCIAFFTLEYLLRLVSTPDLRRFASSVLNAVDLIAILPLYLQLLLECFADDDQPRGRGSQHEHDIEKVGRVGKVGQVLRIMRLMRIFRILKLARHSTGLRAFGFTLRQCYQQVGCLLLFIAMGIFAFSAMVYTVEHDVSSTNFTSIPHAWWWAAVSISTVGYGDMYPETHLGRLFAFLCIAFGIILNGMPISILYNKFSDYYSKLKAYEYTALKKERGKVDFTRRAMKKISECCGEGATHPLSQH